The proteins below are encoded in one region of Pseudoduganella armeniaca:
- a CDS encoding aromatic ring-hydroxylating oxygenase subunit alpha produces the protein MSDLGTHARLARSNAQLPVHVYFDEALLQREMQLLFQNGPRYVGHELMVPNVGDFTTLASENEGRMLVRNAHGIELLSNVCRHRQALMFNGRGNANTIVCPLHRWTYDLKGDLIGAPHFPETPCLNLPKAPLQSWNGLLFEQNGYNVMDKLKNLSVTKDLDFTGYMLDHVEVHHCDYNWKTFIEVYLEDYHVEPFHPGLGAFVTCDDLRWEFGADYSVQTVGVNRGLKKSGSPAYQRWQEQVLKFRNGEAPPYGAIWLTLYPNIMVEWYPHVLVVSTLWPEGPNRTKNVVEFYYPEEIVLFEREFVEAERAAYMETCVEDDEIALRMDAGRRILMERGLTDAGPYQSPMEDGMQHFHEWYRSRIEPGNPGLAKLAP, from the coding sequence ATGTCCGATCTGGGTACCCACGCCAGGCTCGCGCGCTCGAACGCGCAACTTCCGGTCCACGTCTATTTTGACGAAGCGCTTCTGCAGCGTGAAATGCAGCTATTGTTTCAGAACGGCCCACGCTACGTGGGCCACGAACTGATGGTGCCGAATGTCGGCGACTTTACGACTCTCGCCTCGGAAAACGAGGGTCGCATGCTGGTCCGTAATGCCCATGGAATCGAACTGCTGTCCAACGTCTGCCGCCATCGCCAGGCGCTGATGTTCAATGGCCGCGGCAATGCCAACACGATCGTCTGTCCGCTGCACCGCTGGACCTATGACCTGAAGGGCGACCTGATCGGCGCCCCGCACTTCCCGGAAACGCCGTGCCTGAACCTGCCGAAGGCGCCGCTGCAAAGCTGGAACGGCCTGCTGTTCGAGCAGAACGGCTACAACGTGATGGACAAGCTGAAGAACCTGTCCGTCACGAAGGACCTGGACTTCACCGGCTACATGCTCGATCACGTCGAGGTGCATCACTGCGACTACAACTGGAAGACCTTCATCGAGGTCTATCTGGAGGACTACCACGTCGAACCGTTCCATCCTGGCCTGGGCGCGTTCGTCACGTGCGACGACCTGCGCTGGGAATTCGGCGCGGACTACAGCGTGCAGACCGTGGGCGTCAACCGCGGCCTGAAGAAATCCGGCTCGCCGGCCTACCAGCGCTGGCAGGAACAGGTGCTGAAGTTCCGTAACGGCGAGGCGCCGCCATACGGCGCGATCTGGCTGACGCTCTACCCGAACATCATGGTGGAGTGGTATCCGCACGTGCTGGTCGTCTCGACCTTGTGGCCGGAAGGCCCGAACCGCACCAAGAACGTCGTCGAGTTCTACTACCCCGAGGAGATCGTGCTGTTCGAGCGCGAGTTCGTCGAGGCCGAGCGGGCCGCCTATATGGAGACCTGCGTCGAGGACGACGAGATCGCGCTGCGTATGGACGCGGGCCGCCGCATCCTGATGGAGCGCGGCCTGACCGACGCGGGCCCATACCAGTCGCCGATGGAGGATGGCATGCAGCACTTCCACGAGTGGTACCGCAGCCGCATCGAACCGGGCAATCCGGGCCTCGCCAAGCTCGCACCATAA
- a CDS encoding polyprenyl synthetase family protein produces MSAQFHDWMKSIQAGMEADMSAYLPAADVVPTKLHAAMRYALLGGGKRVRPLLVYAAGALSGADPRTLSRAAAAVEMIHAYSLVHDDMPCMDDDELRRGKPTVHVAYDEATALLVGDALQAQAFNVLADADTIPAARQVAMLRLLAQAAGSAGMCGGQAIDLDSVGLALTLEQLERMHQLKTGALLRAAVVLGALAGRDLDEAELRALHDYSRAIGLAFQVVDDVLDATADSATLGKTAGKDAADNKPTYVSILGLEPSIALAEQLRQDAHTALAPFGDNALRLRELADLIVQRKA; encoded by the coding sequence ATGAGCGCGCAGTTCCACGACTGGATGAAGAGCATCCAGGCTGGCATGGAAGCCGACATGTCGGCCTACCTGCCCGCAGCGGATGTGGTGCCGACCAAGCTGCACGCCGCCATGCGCTACGCGCTGCTGGGCGGCGGCAAGCGCGTGCGCCCGCTGCTGGTGTACGCGGCCGGCGCCTTGTCCGGCGCCGATCCGCGCACCTTGTCGCGCGCCGCCGCCGCCGTCGAGATGATCCACGCGTATTCGCTGGTGCACGACGACATGCCGTGCATGGACGACGACGAGCTGCGCCGCGGCAAACCGACCGTGCACGTGGCCTACGACGAAGCGACGGCGCTGCTGGTCGGCGACGCGTTGCAGGCGCAAGCCTTCAACGTGCTGGCGGACGCGGACACGATTCCAGCGGCGCGCCAGGTGGCGATGCTGCGCCTGCTGGCGCAGGCCGCCGGTTCGGCCGGCATGTGCGGCGGCCAGGCCATCGACCTCGATTCGGTCGGCCTGGCGCTGACCCTGGAACAACTGGAGCGCATGCACCAGCTCAAGACCGGCGCGCTGCTGCGCGCTGCCGTCGTGCTGGGCGCGCTGGCCGGCCGTGACCTGGACGAAGCCGAGCTGCGCGCGCTGCACGACTACAGCCGCGCCATCGGACTGGCATTCCAGGTCGTCGACGACGTGCTGGACGCCACCGCCGACTCGGCCACGCTGGGCAAGACCGCCGGCAAGGACGCGGCCGACAATAAACCCACCTACGTCTCCATCCTGGGCCTGGAGCCGTCCATCGCCCTGGCGGAGCAGCTGCGCCAGGACGCCCACACGGCGCTGGCCCCATTCGGCGACAACGCTCTGCGCCTACGGGAACTCGCGGACCTGATCGTGCAGCGGAAGGCATAA
- a CDS encoding SGNH/GDSL hydrolase family protein, with product MFRSYLGAALAAALCSASAAAQEWRTSWYAAPQPAWEAGFALPTNVPAQVTGRTVREMLRLSVGGQRLRVVLSNRYGTVPLTVGAASIARPAAAAGTIDSATSRQLTFAGRTTVTIPPGREAVSDAAAFAVAPRERLAISAWYPRKAALTTFHWGAQQTGYIGAGNMRTAATLPASQQLSGRAFVSTVHVEGSGATIVAFGDSITDGNGSTPERDRRWPDALAERLPGIAVANAGISGARLLASKMGVRATERFRADVLDQPGVTAVVLLIGINDIGWPGTPFAPTDAVPTAVQLIAGYRDLIALARSRGVRVIGGTLLPFRGALAGTPFDGYWTPAKETVRQQVNAWIRDGGEFDAVADFDAALRDPGDPQQMMSAYDSGDHLHPGDAGYAAMAEVVAGR from the coding sequence ATGTTCAGATCGTATCTAGGCGCGGCGCTGGCGGCCGCGCTATGTTCCGCCAGCGCCGCGGCGCAGGAATGGCGCACCAGCTGGTACGCGGCACCGCAACCGGCCTGGGAGGCCGGCTTCGCACTGCCCACCAACGTGCCCGCGCAGGTCACCGGACGGACCGTGCGCGAGATGCTGCGGCTGTCGGTGGGTGGCCAGCGCCTGCGCGTGGTGCTGTCGAACCGCTACGGGACCGTACCGCTGACGGTCGGTGCGGCCAGCATCGCCCGCCCTGCCGCCGCGGCCGGCACGATCGACAGCGCGACCAGTCGCCAACTCACCTTCGCGGGCCGCACGACGGTCACGATTCCGCCAGGCCGCGAGGCGGTCAGCGACGCAGCGGCATTTGCTGTCGCACCGCGCGAACGGCTGGCCATCTCCGCCTGGTATCCGCGCAAAGCGGCGCTGACGACCTTCCACTGGGGCGCACAGCAGACTGGCTATATCGGCGCCGGCAATATGAGGACGGCGGCCACGCTCCCCGCCAGCCAGCAGCTGAGCGGTCGCGCCTTCGTCAGCACCGTGCACGTCGAAGGCAGCGGCGCCACGATCGTGGCCTTTGGCGACTCGATCACGGACGGCAATGGCTCGACGCCGGAGCGCGACCGGCGCTGGCCGGATGCGCTGGCCGAGCGGCTGCCTGGCATTGCCGTGGCCAACGCCGGTATCTCCGGCGCCCGCCTGCTGGCTTCCAAGATGGGCGTGCGCGCGACGGAACGCTTCAGGGCGGACGTGCTGGACCAGCCGGGCGTGACGGCCGTCGTGCTCCTGATCGGCATCAACGACATCGGCTGGCCGGGCACGCCGTTCGCGCCGACCGACGCGGTGCCGACGGCAGTGCAGCTCATCGCCGGCTATCGCGACCTGATCGCGCTGGCGCGGTCACGCGGCGTGCGCGTCATCGGCGGCACGCTGCTGCCGTTCCGCGGGGCGCTGGCGGGCACGCCGTTCGACGGCTACTGGACGCCGGCCAAGGAAACCGTGCGGCAGCAGGTCAATGCGTGGATACGGGACGGTGGAGAATTCGATGCGGTGGCGGATTTCGACGCGGCGCTGCGCGATCCGGGCGATCCGCAGCAGATGATGTCGGCCTATGACTCGGGCGATCACCTGCATCCGGGGGATGCAGGGTATGCGGCGATGGCCGAGGTGGTAGCAGGTAGGTAA
- a CDS encoding exodeoxyribonuclease VII small subunit has product MVKKTNGDSMNADSAGSPATPASFEEAMAELAQLVTQMESGQLPLEASVAAYARGSELVKFCAGQLDKVEAQVKVLEGDMLKPFADDEAGQ; this is encoded by the coding sequence ATGGTCAAGAAAACGAACGGCGACAGCATGAACGCCGACAGCGCCGGCAGTCCGGCGACCCCGGCAAGCTTCGAGGAAGCGATGGCCGAACTGGCCCAGTTGGTCACGCAGATGGAATCGGGACAGCTGCCGCTGGAAGCCTCCGTTGCCGCCTATGCCCGTGGCTCGGAACTGGTCAAGTTCTGCGCCGGCCAGCTCGACAAGGTCGAAGCCCAGGTCAAGGTCCTGGAAGGCGATATGCTGAAACCCTTTGCCGACGACGAGGCGGGCCAATGA
- the dxs gene encoding 1-deoxy-D-xylulose-5-phosphate synthase produces MNLLENIDNPADLRKLPRQQLKPLADELRSFLLDSVSKTGGHLSSNLGTVELTVALHYVFNTPADRIVWDVGHQTYSHKILTGRREQFHTLRQLDGISGFPRRVESEYDTFGTAHSSTSISAALGMAQAAKIKGEQRHAIAVIGDGSMTAGMAFEALNNAGVQEDLNLLVILNDNDMSISPPVGALNRYLARLMSGQFYAAAKNVGKSVLPAPMLELAKKLEEHAKGMVVPATMFEEFGFNYIGPIDGHDLDSLIPTLQNIRNLKGPQFLHVVTKKGQGYKLAEAEPILYHGTGKFNPAEGIKPAPPSKITYTEVFGNWLCDMAAADQRLVGITPAMREGSGMVRFNAEYPDRYFDVGIAEQHSVTFGAGLACEGLKPVVAIYSTFLQRAYDQLIHDVALQNLDVTFALDRAGLVGADGATHAGNYDLAFLRCIPNMVVMAASDENECRQMLTTAYHYPGPAAVRYPRGAGVGAKIEPALTSIDLGKGEIRRTGERVAILAFGSMVAPSLAAGETLNATVANMRFVKPLDVELVKQLAASHDYLVTVEEGCIMGGAGAAVAEALAEAGIAKPIQMLGLPDKFIDHGDPAKLLASVGLDAAGIAASIKARFLGGEPRLVVNNG; encoded by the coding sequence ATGAACCTGCTTGAAAACATCGATAACCCGGCCGACCTGCGCAAGCTGCCGCGCCAACAACTGAAACCGCTGGCGGACGAGCTGCGCAGCTTCCTGCTCGACTCCGTGTCGAAGACGGGTGGCCACCTGTCCTCCAACCTGGGCACCGTCGAACTGACGGTCGCGCTGCACTACGTGTTCAACACGCCGGCCGACCGCATCGTCTGGGACGTGGGCCACCAGACCTACTCGCACAAGATCCTGACGGGCCGGCGCGAGCAGTTCCACACGCTGCGCCAGCTGGACGGCATCTCCGGCTTCCCGCGCCGCGTCGAAAGCGAATACGACACGTTCGGCACCGCGCACTCGTCCACCTCGATCTCCGCCGCGCTGGGCATGGCGCAGGCCGCGAAGATCAAGGGCGAACAGCGCCACGCCATCGCCGTCATCGGCGACGGTTCCATGACGGCCGGCATGGCCTTCGAGGCGCTGAACAACGCCGGCGTGCAGGAAGACCTGAACCTGCTGGTGATCCTGAACGACAACGACATGTCGATCTCGCCGCCGGTAGGGGCGCTGAACCGCTATCTGGCACGCCTGATGTCCGGCCAGTTCTACGCCGCCGCCAAGAACGTCGGCAAGTCCGTGCTGCCGGCGCCGATGCTGGAGCTGGCGAAGAAGCTGGAAGAACATGCCAAAGGGATGGTGGTTCCAGCCACGATGTTCGAGGAGTTCGGCTTCAACTACATCGGCCCGATCGACGGTCACGACCTGGATTCGCTGATCCCCACGCTGCAGAACATCCGCAACCTGAAGGGCCCGCAGTTCCTGCACGTGGTCACGAAAAAAGGCCAGGGCTACAAGCTGGCCGAGGCCGAGCCGATCCTGTACCACGGCACCGGCAAGTTCAATCCGGCCGAAGGCATCAAGCCGGCGCCGCCGTCGAAGATCACGTACACGGAAGTCTTCGGCAACTGGCTGTGCGACATGGCGGCCGCCGACCAGCGCCTGGTCGGCATCACGCCCGCGATGCGCGAGGGTTCCGGCATGGTGCGCTTCAACGCCGAGTACCCGGACCGCTACTTCGACGTCGGCATCGCCGAGCAGCATTCCGTCACCTTCGGCGCGGGCCTGGCCTGCGAGGGCCTGAAGCCGGTCGTGGCGATCTACTCGACCTTCCTGCAACGCGCCTACGACCAGCTGATCCACGACGTGGCGCTGCAGAACCTGGACGTGACGTTCGCGCTGGATCGCGCCGGCCTGGTGGGCGCCGATGGCGCCACGCACGCCGGCAACTACGACCTGGCCTTCCTGCGCTGCATCCCGAACATGGTGGTGATGGCCGCGTCGGACGAGAACGAGTGCCGCCAGATGCTGACCACCGCCTATCACTACCCCGGCCCGGCCGCCGTGCGCTATCCGCGCGGCGCCGGCGTCGGCGCGAAGATCGAACCGGCGCTGACCTCGATCGACCTGGGCAAGGGCGAGATTCGCCGCACCGGCGAGCGCGTCGCGATCCTGGCGTTCGGCTCGATGGTGGCGCCGTCGCTGGCCGCTGGCGAAACGCTGAACGCCACCGTGGCGAACATGCGCTTCGTCAAGCCGCTGGACGTGGAACTGGTCAAGCAGCTGGCCGCCAGCCATGACTACCTCGTCACGGTGGAAGAGGGCTGCATCATGGGCGGCGCCGGCGCCGCCGTCGCCGAGGCGCTGGCGGAAGCGGGCATCGCCAAGCCGATCCAGATGCTGGGCCTGCCCGACAAGTTCATCGACCACGGCGACCCGGCCAAGCTGTTGGCCAGCGTGGGCCTGGACGCCGCCGGCATCGCCGCGTCGATCAAGGCGCGCTTCCTGGGTGGGGAGCCGCGGCTGGTGGTCAATAACGGGTAA
- a CDS encoding DMT family transporter, whose product MQSLWMLFASFMFAAMGVCVKLASETYTTSELVMYRGIVGIVVLFVMIRIQGGTLKTAFPLAHLWRGFIGVVSLWLWFYSIAKLPLATAMTLNYMAPIWIAVWLFAHGWWHAKNRVEWPLIVAVAMSFVGVTLLLRPAFEANQLFDALVALGSSVLSAMAYMQVRKLGLAGEPEYRVVFYFAATNLVAGIVGHVAEAGGGPVTWHPLNTPQGVFLLLGMGLCATAAQMAMTRAYRVGKTLVVANLQYTGIVFSSVWGVAMFGDVFSWHSWLGIAIILLSGMAATFYNTRSTERGKAIADTDPIASEV is encoded by the coding sequence ATGCAATCGCTCTGGATGTTGTTCGCCAGTTTCATGTTCGCCGCGATGGGCGTGTGCGTGAAGCTGGCATCGGAAACCTACACCACCTCCGAACTCGTGATGTACCGCGGGATCGTCGGCATCGTGGTGTTGTTCGTCATGATCCGCATCCAGGGCGGCACCTTGAAGACGGCCTTCCCCCTGGCGCACCTGTGGCGCGGCTTTATCGGCGTGGTCTCGCTGTGGCTGTGGTTCTACTCGATCGCCAAGCTGCCGCTGGCCACGGCGATGACGCTGAACTATATGGCGCCGATCTGGATCGCCGTGTGGCTGTTCGCGCACGGCTGGTGGCATGCCAAGAACCGCGTCGAGTGGCCGCTGATCGTGGCCGTGGCCATGAGCTTCGTCGGCGTCACCCTGCTGCTGCGCCCCGCGTTCGAGGCGAACCAGCTGTTCGACGCGCTGGTCGCACTGGGGTCGTCCGTGCTGTCCGCCATGGCCTATATGCAGGTGCGGAAACTGGGTCTGGCCGGCGAGCCGGAATACCGCGTTGTGTTCTACTTCGCCGCAACGAATCTGGTCGCCGGCATCGTCGGCCACGTGGCCGAGGCGGGCGGCGGTCCCGTCACCTGGCATCCCCTGAATACGCCACAGGGCGTGTTCCTGCTGCTGGGGATGGGCCTGTGCGCCACCGCCGCGCAGATGGCGATGACGCGCGCCTACCGCGTCGGCAAGACGCTGGTCGTCGCCAACCTGCAGTACACCGGCATCGTCTTCTCCAGCGTCTGGGGCGTGGCGATGTTCGGCGACGTGTTCAGCTGGCACAGCTGGCTGGGCATCGCCATCATCCTGCTCTCCGGCATGGCCGCGACGTTCTACAATACCAGGAGCACGGAACGCGGCAAGGCCATTGCCGATACCGACCCGATCGCCAGCGAAGTGTAA